Below is a genomic region from Streptomyces roseoviridis.
GCCGACCGACGAGCCCGGGGGCTCGTACGGAGCCGCCCGAGGTGCGCCGTACGGCCGCCCGATCGAGACTGGGCAGACGTGCGACGCGCGACAAGGAGGCAAAGATGAGTTGGTTGTGGGCGATCATCGTGGGCCTGGTCCTGGGTCTGATCGCGAAGGCGATCCTTCCGGGCAAGCAGCAGATCCCGCTGTGGCTGACGACCGTGTTCGGCATTCTGGGCAGTGTGCTCGGCAACGCGGTCGCGACCTGGATCGGGGTGAACGACACCAAGGGCATCGACTGGACCCGTCATCTGCTCCAGCTCATCGGCGCCGTCGCCGTGGTGGGCGTCGGCGACATGCTGTGGGCCTCGATCAGGGGCAACAGGCAGCGGACCTGACCCCGGGCACCCGCCCCGCGGTCACGCCGGAGGCCCGGTACGGCGCACACGCGCGCGTCCCGGGCCTCCGCCTGATTCCGGGAACCTAGCCGGCGACCTCGATCGCCGCCAGGTTCTTCTTGCCCCGGCGCAGCACCAGCCAGCGTCCGTGCAGCAGCTCGTCCGCCGACACCTCGGCGTCCTCGGCCGTCACCTTGACGTTGTTGACGTAGGCGCCGCCCTCCTTCACCGTGCGGCGGGCCGCCGACTTGCTCGGCGCGAGACCGACCTCGGCGAAGAGGTCCACGACCTGGCCCAGCTCCGTCACGCGTGCGTGCGGCAGCTCGGACAGGGCCGCGGCCAGCGTCGCCGCGTCCAGGTCGCCCAGCTCGCCCTGGCCGAACAGCGCCTTGGAGGCGTTCATGACCGCCTGGCACTGCTCGGCGCCGTGGACCAGCGTGGTCAGCTCCTCGGCCAGCGCCCGCTGCGCCGTACGGGCCTGGGGCCGCTCGGCCGTCAGCTTCTCCAGCTCCTCCAGCTCCGCGCGGGACCTGAAGGACAGGATCCGCATGTAGGTGGAGATGTCGCGGTCGTCCACGTTCAGCCAGAACTGGTAGAACGCGTACGGCGTGGTCATCTCCGGGTCCAGCCAGACGGCGCCGCTCTCGGTCTTGCCGAACTTGGTGCCGTCGGCCTTCACCATCAGCGGCGTCGCCATCGCGTGGACCTGCGCCTCCGGCTCCAGCTTGTGGATCAGGTCCAGGCCCGCCACCAGGTTGCCCCACTGGTCG
It encodes:
- the tyrS gene encoding tyrosine--tRNA ligase; translated protein: MTDIVDELKWRGLFAQSTDEEALRKALADGPVTFYCGYDPTAASLHVGHLVQVLTMRRLQQAGHRPLALVGGATGQIGDPRPTAERTLNDPETVANWVNRLRSQIEPFLSFEGENAAVMVNNLDWTAGMSAIEFLRDIGKHFRVNKMLTKDSVARRLESEQGISYTEFSYQLLQGMDFLELYRRYGCTLQQGGSDQWGNLVAGLDLIHKLEPEAQVHAMATPLMVKADGTKFGKTESGAVWLDPEMTTPYAFYQFWLNVDDRDISTYMRILSFRSRAELEELEKLTAERPQARTAQRALAEELTTLVHGAEQCQAVMNASKALFGQGELGDLDAATLAAALSELPHARVTELGQVVDLFAEVGLAPSKSAARRTVKEGGAYVNNVKVTAEDAEVSADELLHGRWLVLRRGKKNLAAIEVAG
- a CDS encoding GlsB/YeaQ/YmgE family stress response membrane protein; the protein is MSWLWAIIVGLVLGLIAKAILPGKQQIPLWLTTVFGILGSVLGNAVATWIGVNDTKGIDWTRHLLQLIGAVAVVGVGDMLWASIRGNRQRT